The following coding sequences are from one Primulina eburnea isolate SZY01 chromosome 15, ASM2296580v1, whole genome shotgun sequence window:
- the LOC140815457 gene encoding uncharacterized mitochondrial protein AtMg00860-like, whose protein sequence is MQHLGTVLQTLQSCKLFAKFSKCEFWLENEAFFGHIVSSSGIEVDQEKMAVVKELVEAKNASDIRSFLGLAGYYRKFIQRFFSIAVSLTSLTKKNAKFVWSEECGRSLIH, encoded by the coding sequence atgCAACACttgggtacagttttgcagacccTGCAGAGTTGCAAGTTAtttgcaaagttcagtaagtgtgaattctggttggagaatGAAGCGTTTTTTGGTCAcatagtatctagcagtgggATTGAGGTGGATCAAGAAAAGATGGCAGTTGTTAAGGAATTGGTTgaggcaaagaatgcatcagataTCCGCAGCTTTCTGGGTTtggccggttactaccgtaagtttatccAGAGGTTTTTTTCGATAGCAGTGTCGCTGACTTCACTgactaagaagaatgcaaaatttGTCTGGAGTGAGGAGTGCGGAAGATCTTTGATacattga